The window CTAGAGTGTCTCTGTGTGACTGGAAGCAGGAAAGTACTGGGAATCTCATTCCATGGTAGGTTTCAGTCAGTAAATAAGTGGCGTTGATTAAGCTCTCCCTAAAGTGCTGATTTGGGTGGAGCTTGTACTTTTGTGGTAATGCCATTATGGTAGGTTGCACTCATTTTAGCAATGGGTTTACACTTTTAGGACCAATGGCAAGTTACAGAATGTATCTGGAAGGAGGATATGCCTGAATCTGTGCTGTGCTTGGTGTTTTGTTTTTGCAGTGTCGGCCACCGCCTTCTACAAGGCCCAGCCTGTGATTGAGTTCATGTGTGAGGTTTTGGATTTCAAAAGTATCGAAGAACAACAGAAACCCTTAACCGACTCCCAGAGAGTAAAGTTTACCAAGGAAATCAAAGGTAATCATTCATTACCAGGTAATCAATAGTTGCGTTGggttggttgttttgtctgtctgaGTGGAAATATTTGAAAATACTTATATCCTAAAATTCTGTACTATAACATATAAATGTTGCTATGATGCATGCATCTTTGTGTATTGACTTAAAATCTTAATCTGACTTAATCAGAGTAGAATGTGATAAAATAGGAAACTGTTGTTGTCCACAGAATATGTGAATCTGACCATTGTCTTGTTGTGATTCTCAGGTCTGAAGGTTGAGATCACTCACTGTGGTCAGATGAAACGGAAGTACAGAGTATGTAATGTTACCAGAAGACCGGCCAGCCACCAGACGTAAGAAAGAACACCCTAAAATATGCACAACAGCCTCAATTCCTTTAGTTTCCTTTGATGTAAACATGACTGGTTTGTTTAGGGATGTGATAGAAACAAACCTAATATTAACATGTTTTACACATCATTAATGCGCAGGTTAGGAGCAGATCTCAATCAAGTTAAACAGAAATCCCCACTTGGTCTTGGATTTCTCTGAAAATCCATTTAAACTTTTTTTCTTTTTGGTTCGCTCATCTGTTTGACCTCAGGTTTCCACTCCAGCAGGAGAATGGCCAGACCATAGAATGCACAGTAGCGCAGTACTTCAAAGACAAGTACAAACTCATACTGCGCTACCCCCACCTCCCCTGTCTACAGGTCGGACAGGAGCAGAAACACACCTACCTCCCCCTCGAGGTCAGTCGGCAGTCTCCCCTTAAACTTGTTGATGGTTTACTGCTGGGTTTAAGTTGTTACAAAGAATGAGGACCCGGGCGGTATTATAGAATCCCTGCTTTACCATTACTTCGACAGACGATGCACAAGAGTatgttttagtaatttagcagacccCCTTATCCGACTTACAGTAGTGGGTGCGTAGGTTTTCGTATTGGTCCCCCGTGAgaatcgaacccacgaccctggcgTTGTAAGCgccttgctctaccaactgagccacacgggacatCATCGTGTCAGGTAGCTCAGAAGTGTTTTAAAACCTGCCACACTTCCTTTGAATCAGCAGTTTTTTCAGAGGAGAAAAGACATGCACACATAAACATGATATGCTTCTCATCCTTTTATCTAGAAAATGCATTGAACAAATAGGTTTTCAGCCACTTTACACATTTATAAATGTCATTTGCCTGACGCGTGAGTGGAGGAGTCTCATTTCATACAAGTGCATTTGTTTCCTCTCCTTTATTATCTTTGGCCCTTTTCAAAAGGAGGcaaggagagaactgaggatttAGCTTAACCAATTGACAATCTCCATATGCAAGACTATTCTCCGGCTGAGGCCTTCGTGATGTGTCCCTGGGGTTAGTAATAAAGCTGTGTTGTAATGTATGTGTCTAGGTCTGTAACATAGTGGCTGGCCAGCGGTGCATCAAGAAGCTGACCGACAATCAAACATCCACTATGATCCGTGCCACAGCCCGATCGGCACCTGACCGTCAGGAAGAGATCAGCAAACTGGTAAAGAGACTTAACTGACTTGGGAGAGTAAACTCAAGCACAGTGCGTCTTGAAAGCTACTTTTATGAACTTGAAATGATCTATTAGGATGTACATTGACTCTGAACGGCTGTGATTTAACTATTGATGGCCTGACCATATGTGAATGTTTTCATTCAGGCTGTCTTTCCAAAGTCCtagatgtatgtgtatatatatgtgtatatatatgtatgtatatatgtatgtgtatatatgtatgtgtatatatgtatgtatatatgtatgtgtatatatgtatatatatgtgtatgtatatatatgtgtatgtatatatatatgtatatatatgtgtatatgtatatatgtgtatatatgtgtatatgtatatatatgtgtatatgtatatatatatgtatatatatgtatatatatgtgtatatgtatgtgtatatgtatatatatgtgtatatgtatgtgtatatgtatatatatgtgtatatgtatatatatgtgtatatatatgtgtatatatatgtgtatatatatgtgtatatgtatatatatgtgtatatgtgtatatatatgtgtatatgtatgtgtatatgtatgtatatgtatgtatatgtatgtatgtatatgtatatatatgtatgtatatatatgtatatgtatgtgtatgtgtatgtatgtgtatatgtatatatatgtgtatgtatatatatgtatgtatgtgtatatgtatatatatgtatgtgtatatgtatgtgtatatgtatgtgtatatgtatgtgtatatgtatatatatgtatgtatatgtatatatatgtatgtatatatatgtatgtatatatatgtatgtatatatatgtatgtatgtgtatatgtatgtatgtatatatgtatgtatgtgtatatgtatgtatgtatatatatatgtatgtgtatatgtatgtatgtatatatatatgtatgtgtatatatgtatgtgtatatatgtatgtgtatatatatgtatgtgtatatgtatatatatgtatatgtatatatatgtatgtgtatatgtatgtatatgtatgtgtatatgtgtgtatgtgtatgtgtatgtgtatatatatgtgtatgtgtatgtgtatatatatgtgtatatatatatatatgtgtgtatatatatgtgtgtatatatatgtgtatatttatatgtatgtatgtatgtatgtatgtatgtatatgtatatatatgtgtgtataagtatatgtgtatatatgtgtgtatgtgtatatgtgtgtatatgtatgtgtatgtgtatgtgtatatgtatatatgtatgtgtatatgtatatatgtatgtgtatatgtatatatatgtgtatatatatgtatgtgtgtatatatatgtatatatatgtgtatatgtatatatatatatgtatatatatatgtatgtataagtatatatgtgtatatatatgtgtgtatatatatgtatatgtgtgtgtgtatatatatgtatatgtgtgtatgtatatgtgtatatatatgtgtatatgtatgtatgtgtgtatatatatgtgtatatatatgtatatatgtatatatatgtgtatgtgtatatgtatatatatatgtgtgtgtgtgtgtaaaagcacttcattatttattatatttttgcagacttttacttcactacattcctaaagaaaatcctccatacattttccctgacacccaaaagtactcacaCTTTGACAGGAAaagggtccaattcacacacttatcaagagaacatccttggtcatctactgcctctgaactggaggactcactaaacacgtgcttcatttgtaaattatgtctgagtgttggtgtgcccctagctatccaccaataaattttaaaaataaattgtgcattttagcaattccatttacttttgatacttgggtatatttaaaaccaaatacttttaggcatttactcaagtagtattttactggatgacttttacatgagtcattttctatttgaGTACTTTCTCCACAACTGTATATAAACACTGAATTATTACCACTGaacctttttctctcttttcagaTGAGAAGTGCCAACTTTAACAATGATCCTTACGTGCGTGAGTTTGGGGTGATGGTGAGGGATGAGATGACCGAGGTGAACGGCAGAGTCCTCcaggccccatccatcctctatGGAGGGCGGGTAGGTTTCTCTTATTTAAGATGGGTTGGGTTAATCCTGGTCCTGGGAACCCAAAGGGGTACACATGATTGTTTTTGTACTAACAAgtacacaactgattcaaattATCAACTAATCACCAAGCTTttaatcaggtgtgtagtgctaaggcaaaaacctGACATTATAAAAACTGTACTGATGAACAACAGTTCTTTACGTATATTATGGAAACTTAGATCACTCCAAATAACAAAGTTACGTCACTTGTATTTTGAATCAGCCTTCTAATGTGAAACATCCCATTTAAGCCAGGTGTACACAACTCAATTTTGGCCCTTATTTTTAGCTGTCTCAGTGACAAAATCCCCATGTCGTTGCCTACTCAGGGTGTGTGTCACCAACGCAGATTTAATGTGACTACCACTAGTATGCGTCTTGCCTTTAGCCAAAGTGTCAGTTACAGCTCTGAAGTGCACAAGCAATGTTATTTAAATTCAAATGATGACTAGACATTTCAACTCTGTATGGCAAGTGTGAATGTCTGACTCAAAGTTTGCGGCTGCTTTGAGCCACAGCACGTTGGAGCTACGTTTAATCTAATCACATTGTTTTGGCGAGACATCGTGATATCAAATCGTCACCGACCAAGTGAAGTCTTGCAGGGTGACCTCAGTCTGTGCCACATCGCTTAGTATTGCACCACTATGTTGGCAACACAAACAAAAACTACAGGAATGCCAGTTGTTTAATGCGAGGCTCAGCGATGTTAGGATTTTGACTCATGTAGTGTACACCCGGCTTAATTTGTCCATTCAGACAACTATTTGTCTCTGACCCTTATCTCGTCTTCCTTTTACTCAAGCAGAATAAAGCAATAGCAACTCCCATCCAGGGAGTGTGGGACATGAGGAACAAGCAGTTCCACACTGGCATAGAGATCAAGGTGTGGGCCATCGCCTGCTTCGCCCCACAGAGACAGTGTACTGAACTCCTGCTTAAGTAAGAACTGCTGCTGCCAGGAGCCCTTAGGAGCCTCAATAACcattgtggggggggggttataatttggatgttttttttaagtTAAAGTATTTTTCAATTTTTGAAACTTTCTTCTGTGTTAGCCTGCTTATGATTTCAATCTACACAATATTTTTGGAATCCAATAAAGAGTTAGAGGACACTTGTATTGTGTTTTTGTACCTTCTAACCTGTTTTTCTCTCAGGGCGTTCACAGACCAGCTGCGTAAGATCTCTCGCGACGCGGGGATGCCCATCCAGGGCCAACCCTGCTTCTGTAAGTACGCTCAGGGGGCGGACAGCGTGGAGCCCATGTTCAAACACCTGAAGTACACCTACCAGGGCCTGCAGCTGGTGGTGGTCATCCTGCCTGGGAAGACACCCGTCTATGGTGAGGAAACTGGAAACTATactgtacaaaaatataaacgcaacagttTTCACggtacagttcatatgaggaaatcagtcaattgaaataaataaattaggccctaatctatggatttcacatgactgggaatacagatttgcacatgttggtcacagataccttcaaaAAAATGCATctctaaaatgcaattgtgttcattgtctataGTTAatgcttgcccataccataaccccactaccaccatggggcactttgttcacaatgttgacatcagcaaaatgCTCGTTGTcgttccccccccacacacatggtctgcggttgtgaggacgtactgccaaattctcaaaaacgacggaggtggcttatggtagagaaataaacatgaagttatctggcaacagctcaggtGGACATTGAGTCAACATGCCAAtggcatgctccctcaacttgagacatctggcaTTGTTacgtgacacaactgcacattttggtggccttctattgtccccagcacaagctgcacctgtgtaaggatcatgTTTAATCaccttgatataccacacctgtcaggtggatggattatctaggcaaaggagaaatgatcaTTAACAGAGATGTAAAAATATTTGTGGCCAaaatttgagataaataagctttttgttctgggatcatttcagctcatgagacaTGGGCCAAAACTTCACATTTTGTGTTGTATATGTTCCTAAGTTAATGAATGTCACTGTTTAACTCTGCCTCTAAATCCTATTGGTTCAGTTAGTGCTGTGCTCTATAAACTGTTCTGGATTATTTAGTGGATTATATGTTCAACTGTATGAAAGCACATTTAACATCTTTCTACCTTAcactttgacattttagtcatttagcagacactcttatccaaagtgacttaaaTTAGTGCATTCATAAACCAATTCAGAATTCATTGCAAAACACAAACTAGCTGTATATATCTCCTGTTGTGCTGACATAGCCTTTCTCCCTCCCCTGCTTCTCTGTGGGCTAGCTGAGGTGAAGCGTGTTGGTGACACGGTGCTGGGCATGGCCACCCAGTGTGTCCAGGTCAAGAATGTTCAGAAAACCACTCCCCAGACCCTCTCTAACCTCTGCCTGAAGATCAACGTCAAGCTGGGCGGGGTCAACAACATCCTCCTCCCACAGGGCAGGTCAGTGCAGAACCTCTCGTTGTCATCGCTATGAATACTTGCTGGTTTACTGTTAATGTCTAACAGTATTGTACTCTGCATTCGGTTAAAATGTATAAacctgggcctcccgggtggtgcagtggtctagggcactgcagtgctagctgtgccaccagagaatctgggtttgcgcccaggctctgtcacagccggccgcgaccgggaggtccattggcctagcgtcgtccgggttagggagggtttggccggtagggatatccttgtctcatcgcgcactagcgactcccgggcgcagtgcacgctaaccaggtgcacggtgtttcctccgacacattggtacggctggcttccgggttggatgcgcgctgtgctaagaagcagtgcggcttggttgggtttcggaggacgcatggttttcgaccttcgtctctcccgagcccgtacgggagttgtagtgatgagacaaatGGTAACTAGAGACGGATAGTAACTACTGACAATTGGATACCAGTCTACTCATTCTACACGCTATAAGTGAAAAGTCAAGTCAGTCTCATCCAGCCATCCATGTATATGTCCGTTCTTCTGTTCACACGTCTTCTCTGTGATGATGGCTCTGGTTAATCTTGTGGGTGTCTGTTCTTCCCAGGCCCCTGGTGTTCCAGCAGCCAGTCATCTTCCTGGGTGCTGATGTCACTCACCCTCCTGCTGGAGATGGGAAGAAACCCTCCATCGCTGCAGTAAGTCAGACAGAGCAGACGCTCCACAGGACCTTGTCACCTACCAGGGACtgtaggggtgcatctcaatagtctacagtAGTTTATTTTACCCACAGAACCATGTTTCTGCTAGGGAGTAGGGGTGCAATAGTCTACAGTGGTGTCCTTTACTATGTCCAACATCTGAAATGGAGAGAACTGAGGGAATCAATAGCCTACATTGCTCACTGACCAGCTTTGACCTGACTTTTCAAAACAGCCAAAAAATAAATGATCTTAAGTGTGCTCTGCGCTTCCTCTGGGATGCACTTCCTCCTGATGAATCCCTACATGACTCCATCTGACCTATCCCTCTAGTGAGTGAAAATCCTgatgtgtatgtttgtatattgTCCTGATCACATCCCTGTTCCTCTTTTCTAGGTGGTGGGGAGCATGGACGCCCACCCCAGCCGCTACTGTGCCACGGTGCGGGTACAGCAGCATCGCCAGGACATCATCCAGGACCTGGCCACAATGGTCAGAGAGCTGCTCATCCAGTTCTATAAGTCCACCCGCTTCAAGCCCACCCGGATCATTTACTACCGCGACGGCATATCTGAGGGCCAGTTCAACCAGGTTAGACTTGAGGTAGACTTGAGGAAATAGGATTTCAATTCAATTGCATGATCTGTAATTGTACTGTACTGGTTGTGAGTGAAGGATTTTCTgctgtttgttttttttgtttctgtttctattggttactgtcccaatttACTTCTGAATGCCTAGTCTTTGTTTTACTAAGATCATATCAGGTATTTCAgatttttaaaactttttaaCCAAAAAGAAAGttaaaacgtttaaaaaaaatcccagCTGTGTTTCTGTTTCTATTAGTAAGCGTTCCGATTCTGAATTGCCCGCTCTATCATTTCCCCCCTGATTTGTATTGTGACGTGTGGGAGTTACTGTTTTTAAACTGTAGCTGTCGTTTTGGGTTTTATCCAGGTGCTCCAACATGAGTTACTGGCAATCCGTGAGGCCTGCATCAAACTGGAGAAGGACTACCAGCCCGGTATCACCTTCGTGGTGGTGCAGAAGAGACACCACACTCGACTGTTCTGCATGGACAGAAACGAGAGGGTTCGACGTCTCTCCAATTCATACTGACCACTATTATTACTGTAAAAGAAACTTCTATGAAATGCCTACATCGTGATATTATATGATTCCTAATGTGTTTTGTTCAGGTTGGTAAGAGTGGCAACATCCCTGCAGGCACCACAGTGGACACCAAAATCACTCACCCATCGGAGTTTGACTTCTACCTGTGTAGCCACGCTGGCATTCAGGTAGGGACCAGCCAAATGGCTAGGGTACAATTTCTGACACAACCCAGGACACTGTAGAGCTAGCAAGTGGAGAAGGGACTATTATGGAAGAGAGCCTACCTCCAGCTTTACtaatactaaactcagcaaaaaaagaaacatccctttttcaggaccctgtctttcaaagatcatttgtaaaaatctaaTTTTAACTTCACGGATCTTCActgtaaacactgtttcccatgcttgttcaatgaaccatgaacatgCACCAGCttatagacggtaggcaattaacttaacttaggacactaaaaaggcctttctactgactctggaaaaacacaaagaaagatgcccggggtccctgctcatctgcgtgaacatgccttaggcatgctgcaaggaggcatgaggactgcagatgtgtccagggcaataaattgcaatgtccgtactgtgagacgcctaagacagtgctacaggacgAACAGCAGATCGTCCTTGccgtggcagaccatgtgtaacaacacctgcacaggatcggtacatcacacctgcgggacaggtacaggatggcaacaactgcctgagttacaccaggaacgcacaatccttccatcagtgctcagactgtccgcaataggctgagagaggctggactgagggcttgtaggcctgttgtaaggcaggtcctcaccagacatcaccggcaacaacgtcgcctatgggcacaaacccaccgtcgttggaccagacaggcctggcaaaaagtgctcttcactgatgagttgcgatttggtctcaccaggggtgatggttggatttgcgtttatcgtcgaaggcatgagcgttacaccgaggtctgtactTTGGAGCGGGAttaatttggaggtggagggtccgtcatggtctgggccgtgtgtcacagcatcatcggactgagcttgtccttgcaggcaatctcaacgctgtgcgttacagggaagacatcctcagTGGGCAGCcttggccagcaaagagcccggatctcaatcccattaagcacgtctgggacctgttgtattggagggtgagggctagggccattcccccccccccccccagaaatgtctgggaacttgcaggtgctttggtggaagagtggggcaacatctcacagcaagaagtggcaaatctggtgcagtccatgaggagatgcactgcagtacttaatgcagctggtggccacaccagatactaacttatgtttttttgttgacaaactatttaatttctgttagtcacatgtctgtggaacttgttcagtttatgtctcagttgttgaatcttatgttcacaTCTACACGTGCTAATTAAGTTTGAGTTTGTGCTTCTGAGACGTAGATGTAGTTTCACTGCTCTAAATGTTTTTATAATTGGGATGTTTAACATTTATAGGCTGTTATACTTTGGTTGAGCTAAATGACATGCATTACCAATAAACATGATTTAATAATGGTAATACCTTTCCCCAGGGGACCAGCCGACCGTCCCATTACCACGTGCTGTGGGACGACAACCATTTCACATCGGACGAGCTGCAGGTGCTAACCTACCAGCTGTGCCACACCTATGTGCGCTGCACCCGCTCCGTGTCCATCCCTGCACCAGCCTACTACGCCCACCTGGTGGCATTCCGTGCCCGTTATCACCTGGTGGATAAGGAGCATGACAGGTAAGAGACCACGTCTGATGTTGACCATGGCCCTGTTCTGATAACCTATTCAAAATACCTCCTTATTTCCATCGTATCGCTGTACCATTCAAACTGTGACAGGTTAGTGATTACCAGGAAGTGATGAAGGAGAATTAAAAAAAATTGGACTGAATAATTCAAACTTCCCATTGTAATCATTCTAGTGCGGAGGGCAGTCACACGTCTGGACAGAGCAATGGGCGTGACCAGCAGGCTTTGGCCAAGGCAGTTCAGATCCACCAGGACACACTGCGCACTATGTACTTCGCCTGAAGCACCGGGGGCGGGCATTGGTGAGACAGACCCAACAGGGAAGAAGCACTCTCTCCTCCCACCTAACCCCCTTACTGTATCAGGTGTGGGCGTTAAGTGTGTTTGTCGTCTTGTCTCTCCCTGCCAGTAAGGGGGAATGATACCAAACAAATTAGGGaggtttttttctctccaaaatgTCCACAATTATTTTCAAAAATGCATACAAAACCGCTTTCTCCCCCCCTTCCTGGCCTAACCCTGGTCATTATTAGGCAGTACTATGTAAAATGATTCCTCAGAAATGGATTGTGGTGGAGTGGACTCCTTTATTTTACATGTTGTACATTTGTTTGTATTTGTAAATGTGGGTGAGAGATTTGTATTTTCTTTACACTGACAGTTGGAAATACTTGTATCAAACTAAGGGGCGGTATCATCACACTTTGGTGGTGTTTAGACACTATACAGTTTTCTGAAGGGGTCTCCAGGGTTGAAAGGAGGTGGGGATATCAAAGACGAGAACGGTCCGATAGGTTTATAATCATTCTTACTCTTCACAACTTTATTTATCAGCCAATCAAAGCAAAGTGCACTGACCAGGACTTAAGTACACAAGTACTTAGCATCTTATCTTTTCATTTGTATGTACTATGAATTTAACAGGCTTGGATACAGTACCAGCCTCAAGAGTATTTGTCCTCCAACACTGGTGACCAACACGTTTTTATGCTGCATCTGATGACCGCTAAGCAAGTAATTTTTGTATTAGATTTTCATTAGACTTTGAAACTGTTAACACTTATTTTTTATCAAGACTTATACAAATCAATAATATGAAATTGTAACGACAGCAATTTTTGCTGTCTTGCCTTTTACTTGGACTGGGTTGTTTTGTCAATCTATGGCCAGTGTGGCCAGTGAATAGATTTACTAATAGAATGGGACTGGTTCCCAACAGACACCTTTTGTGCTCTCTGAGCCACATTACATGTGAAGACAtctacatggggggggggggtcaagtctCTTGAAATGAAATCTGTTGTCTCGTTTTAGTGTCCCCCTTATTTTCATGCAATCTATTTTACGAATTTGTGCGTAGATGACTTACACGTTTGATTTAAGCATTTGGATATTGTTAACCTTATCTAGTTTTCTTTGTGGTTTTATGGCAGCGAAATGGTTTTCTCCcgactggaggggggggggggtgtagttgtAATGCTGTCATCTTGTAGTACAGTTGATGTATGAATCGTATAGTAGAGTGAAGCCTGTGATGTCAATGTCACATGTAGGTACTGGACTGAAGATGAGGTGGGGTTCTATTGGGGAGAAAAGATTCCATAGACTGCTAGATATTTTCTCTTTGTTATTCCTCTAAAAAAAGGGAGCAATTATGCTATTCTACTAGTTGAGCAAAGTTgtactttttttcttttttttacgcAAGTAGTTTAATTGTGGGCTTTGTATCATAGCCTCATGGGATATAGGGTATATTTTGAATACGCTTTTAGAAGAGAATGCTAAAATGATAGAAGGAATTTTTCAAAACGATTGTCTGGTATGTAGTTATAAAGAATATTAAAAActaaaaaagatttaaaaaaaagtttatgcAGAGCTTGCATGAAGAAATTGTAATGCCttccaaaatgttttttattCCTTTTTCTGTTCTCCTTAGTAATGACATTTTAGCAGGGGTTTTTCATATAGCTTAGATTGGCTGGCTTTTATCTCGCTCTTTTCTAACTATGCATTGTTTTTAACCAAGAGATTTTAGCAGTGACCTTTCCCAAATATGAATTTAGGACATTTGTAGAGTAGTTTTTTTGTTGCTTGGTGCGTTTTAATAGCATTTGTAGTGCTTCTTCCCTAGACCTTTAATGGTATGGGGGGTTGTGTTGTCATTTGTATTGTATATTTGATAGCACAAAAAATTCGGTATATACTTTATAGAACACACATCACTCTTCTTAGCCAAACAAGATTACATATTTTATACAAAATTCATGTCCTAAAGAAACTGAAGCACAAGATACCATTTTTAATTCCAGGTGCTCGACTTTCTCTTTCACTAATGTCACCTTAAATCTCAATGGACTTGTCCAAGATGCTCTTTACTTGCCATAAGTATGGTAATAGACGCTGAAGTGGTTTTGAATACTTTTTTTCTCTCTACCTTAATGACATTTCTCATTACCTTCAAAGTCATCCGAAGTCCGACTGACTGTTTGTGGATCATTCTTAGAAATCAAGTACTTGATATTTACttgttttttttccttttttctttGCTGGTCTCACGATTTGTAAATAGATGCATTTTTTGATAGTAGTGAAACATAAATTCCATTGATTGGTCAAGCCAAGCAGGAGACCCGGGCATACATTATGTGCAGTTGTGTTGAAATGGCTGTGTGTTCTACCTCTTGTTACCTGTTCAAGTGTTATGGTAACGTCACACAGTTGGTCATTTCTTCATAATTACACAGGATATTATATCTGGTTGTCATGTGTTTAAACCTTTCATGTATGACAGTCAGTGATCCTGCGTTCTGTAGTCATAGTTTCTTAGTTCTTGAGTGGGATCTTAAATCTTGTTCAAGATGTTTCCAAAACAAACAAAGTGATTTGAGAGCAAATTATTTGATCGTAACAAGCTTTTTATTTTAATTGTTTTCTGCGCCAATGCATTAATGTTTAGCACCTCATTGCATATCTTTGGAGATGGATGGAGTTGCCTAACAGACTGCGTTGTAAACATGTTGGTAAAGCCAAGGCTAATAACAATTTAGCTGCTCACCCACAATTTGATGATTAGTATTGTTCATTGACATTTTTCTTTTAAGCTATTTGCTTAATACTTGTGAATATGCAACATGTACTGCTCTGCTCCCATAGATACACATGGGGTACATAGAAAGGCATCTCCCATGTTGCTTTAATTGGGTTCATTGAATGAAATGTTGTTTTTGGAATGCGTCGTCTTAGCTCCCCTCATTGTTGTCTCACATTTGATTCA of the Oncorhynchus kisutch isolate 150728-3 linkage group LG17, Okis_V2, whole genome shotgun sequence genome contains:
- the LOC109907215 gene encoding protein argonaute-2 isoform X3; translation: MYSSGAAGAAEMLEPPHSSGSIGSDPSDPDPPSPPVPEYVFKPPSRPDFGTMGRTIKLQANFFEMEIPKLEVYHYDIDIKPEKCPRRVNREIVEHMVQHFKTQIFGDRKPVYDGRKNLYTAMPLPIGREKVELEVTIPGEGKDRNFKVAIKWVSCVSLQALQEALSGRLPNIPFETIQALDVVMRHLPSMRYTPVGRSFFTPSEGCSNPLGGGREVWFGFHQSVRPSLWKMMLNIDVSATAFYKAQPVIEFMCEVLDFKSIEEQQKPLTDSQRVKFTKEIKGNHSLPGLKVEITHCGQMKRKYRVCNVTRRPASHQTFPLQQENGQTIECTVAQYFKDKYKLILRYPHLPCLQVGQEQKHTYLPLEVCNIVAGQRCIKKLTDNQTSTMIRATARSAPDRQEEISKLMRSANFNNDPYVREFGVMVRDEMTEVNGRVLQAPSILYGGRQNKAIATPIQGVWDMRNKQFHTGIEIKVWAIACFAPQRQCTELLLKAFTDQLRKISRDAGMPIQGQPCFCKYAQGADSVEPMFKHLKYTYQGLQLVVVILPGKTPVYAEVKRVGDTVLGMATQCVQVKNVQKTTPQTLSNLCLKINVKLGGVNNILLPQGRPLVFQQPVIFLGADVTHPPAGDGKKPSIAAVVGSMDAHPSRYCATVRVQQHRQDIIQDLATMVRELLIQFYKSTRFKPTRIIYYRDGISEGQFNQVLQHELLAIREACIKLEKDYQPGITFVVVQKRHHTRLFCMDRNERVGKSGNIPAGTTVDTKITHPSEFDFYLCSHAGIQGTSRPSHYHVLWDDNHFTSDELQVLTYQLCHTYVRCTRSVSIPAPAYYAHLVAFRARYHLVDKEHDSAEGSHTSGQSNGRDQQALAKAVQIHQDTLRTMYFA
- the LOC109907215 gene encoding protein argonaute-2 isoform X7; the protein is MYSSGAAGAAEMLEPPHSSGSIGSDPPSPPVPEYVFKPPSRPDFGTMGRTIKLQANFFEMEIPKLEVYHYDIDIKPEKCPRRVNREIVEHMVQHFKTQIFGDRKPVYDGRKNLYTAMPLPIGREKVELEVTIPGEGKDRNFKVAIKWVSCVSLQALQEALSGRLPNIPFETIQALDVVMRHLPSMRYTPVGRSFFTPSEGCSNPLGGGREVWFGFHQSVRPSLWKMMLNIDVSATAFYKAQPVIEFMCEVLDFKSIEEQQKPLTDSQRVKFTKEIKGLKVEITHCGQMKRKYRVCNVTRRPASHQTFPLQQENGQTIECTVAQYFKDKYKLILRYPHLPCLQVGQEQKHTYLPLEVCNIVAGQRCIKKLTDNQTSTMIRATARSAPDRQEEISKLMRSANFNNDPYVREFGVMVRDEMTEVNGRVLQAPSILYGGRQNKAIATPIQGVWDMRNKQFHTGIEIKVWAIACFAPQRQCTELLLKAFTDQLRKISRDAGMPIQGQPCFCKYAQGADSVEPMFKHLKYTYQGLQLVVVILPGKTPVYAEVKRVGDTVLGMATQCVQVKNVQKTTPQTLSNLCLKINVKLGGVNNILLPQGRPLVFQQPVIFLGADVTHPPAGDGKKPSIAAVVGSMDAHPSRYCATVRVQQHRQDIIQDLATMVRELLIQFYKSTRFKPTRIIYYRDGISEGQFNQVRLEVLQHELLAIREACIKLEKDYQPGITFVVVQKRHHTRLFCMDRNERVGKSGNIPAGTTVDTKITHPSEFDFYLCSHAGIQGTSRPSHYHVLWDDNHFTSDELQVLTYQLCHTYVRCTRSVSIPAPAYYAHLVAFRARYHLVDKEHDSAEGSHTSGQSNGRDQQALAKAVQIHQDTLRTMYFA